A genomic stretch from Microplitis mediator isolate UGA2020A chromosome 10, iyMicMedi2.1, whole genome shotgun sequence includes:
- the LOC130675453 gene encoding uncharacterized protein LOC130675453, with translation MDGILYSNIFELIFKNTIDPIILEKLKRVHIHWKNSIDKILETTDKWKSACLNEIASEPISGMITRLYPTLSFDDYHELDDFKVWRTVYISYRKWMILSKLRVSVEFVYSSAGTSYFPEEIRNFASCDKYFAVGTNRLKIYVFGFNQSNKPMYSENFDNYIKDIRFWYPGTGDVFLVVIDKLYYIQFFNVCNNMTEVPCINVEEPEATILCTGTINTLFTMNGWNLVQYKYNTENDLMQYTTGRLSGDCVKLFSEKNKLIHLTSNGYSLTLQNYQIPTSDEKKNILPEKSVQILRPRLAPFEFRNPSLDFLTSNVILQKSTEEYSCLIIDDHQTDWHIHYPFQKFGSENLVTSGVLHGKILILGFKTGHVRIFTVENIEQLKNSELDLYSGIEYLVDNEPIQWLQVAEAQEKLIIIAITYVKIYFINFTSENSIE, from the exons atggATGGAATTCTGTACTCAAATATAttcgaattaatttttaaaaatacaattgatCCGAtaatattagaaaaactaaaaagagTTCATATTCATTGGAAGAACAGTATCGATAAAATTCTTGAAACAACAGATAAATGGAAGAGTGCATGTTTGAATGAAATCGCGTCGGAACCAATCTCCGGTATGATTACAAGATTATATCCAACGCTTTCTTTCGACGATTATCATGAACTTGATGATTTTAAAGTTTGGCGTACTGTTTACATTTCATATAGAAAGTGGATGATACTCTCGAAACTTCGAGTTTCAGTCGAATTTGTTTATAGCAGTGCTGGTACATCATATTTTCCTGAAGAAATCCGAAATTTTGCAAGTTGCG ACAAATATTTTGCTGTTGGAACTAATCGACTAAAGATTTatgtttttggttttaatCAATCCAATAAACCCATGTATTCGGAAAATTTtgacaattatataaaagacaTTAGATTTTGGTATCCTG gTACAGGTGACGTATTTTTAGTCGTAATAGATAAGCTATAttacattcaattttttaatgtttgtaATAATATGACTGAAGTTCCGTGTATCAACGTTGAGGAACCAGAGGCGACCATTCTATG CACCGGTACAATAAATACGTTATTTACTATGAACGGCTGGAATCTCGTTCAATACAAATATAATACCGAAAATGATCTAATGCAATATACAACTGGTAGATTATCAGGTGATTGCGTAAAATTATTCTCGGAAAAGAATAAA ttaATTCATCTAACGTCAAACGGATATTCTCTAACTTtgcaaaattatcaaattccgACGTCCgacgaaaagaaaaatatactTCCAGAGAAATCTGTACAAATATTACGTCCTCGTTTAGCTCCATTTGAATTTAGAAATCCCTCACTCGACTTCCTCACTTCCAATGTTATCTTGCAGAAATCAA CTGAGGAATACAGTTGTCTCATAATTGATGATCACCAAACCGACTGGCATATACATTAtccatttcaaaaattcggcagtgaaaatttggtaacttccggtgtattacacggaaaaattttgatattggGATTTAAAACAG GTCATGTGCGGATCTTTACTGTAGAAAATATCGAGCAGCTTAAAAATTCTGAGTTAGATCTTTATTCAGGAATTGAATATCTCGTAGATAATGAACCGATACAATGGTTGCAAGTTGCTGAAGCTCAagaaaaactaattattattgcaaTTACATACGtcaaaatctattttattaatttcacttCTGAGAACAGTATTGAGTAA
- the LOC130675454 gene encoding uncharacterized protein LOC130675454 isoform X1 has product MDGILYSNIFELIFKNTIDPIILEKLKRVHIHWKNSIDKILETTDKWKSACLNEIASEPISGMITRLYPTLSFDDYHELDDFKVWRTVYISYRKWMILSKLRVSVEFVYSSAGTSYFPEEIRNFASCDKYFAVGTNRLKIYVFGFNQSNKPMYSENFDNYIKDIRFWYPGTGDVFLVVIVRPYHIKFFNVSNNMTEVLCINVENPEATTLCTGTINTLVTMDSGDLVQYKYNTDDGLMQYTTGRLSGTCVKLFSEKKKLICLTSNGHSLTLRNYRIPTSDKNNDMILEKSVQILRPDFATFEFRNPSLDFLTSNVILQKSTEGYSCLIIDDHQTDWHIHYPFQKFGSENLVTSGVLHGKILILGFKTGHVRIFTVENIEQLKNSELDLYSGIEYLVDNEPIQWLQVAEAQEKLIIIAITYVKIYFINFTSENSIE; this is encoded by the exons atggATGGAATTCTGTACTCAAATATAttcgaattaatttttaaaaatacaattgatCCGAtaatattagaaaaactaaaaagagTTCATATTCATTGGAAGAACAGTATCGATAAAATTCTTGAAACAACAGATAAATGGAAGAGTGCATGTTTGAATGAAATCGCGTCGGAACCAATCTCCGGTATGATTACAAGATTATATCCAACGCTTTCTTTCGACGATTATCATGAACTTGATGATTTTAAAGTTTGGCGTACTGTTTACATTTCATATAGAAAGTGGATGATACTCTCGAAACTTCGAGTTTCAGTCGAATTTGTTTATAGCAGTGCTGGTACATCATATTTTCCTGAAGAAATCCGAAATTTTGCAAGTTGCG ACAAATATTTTGCTGTTGGAACTAATCGACTAAAGATTTatgtttttggttttaatCAATCCAATAAACCCATGTATTCGGAAAATTTtgacaattatataaaagacaTTAGATTTTGGTATCCTG gTACAGGTGACGTGTTTTTAGTTGTAATTGTTAGGCCTTatcacattaaattttttaatgtttctaATAATATGACTGAAGTTCTGTGTATCAACGTTGAGAATCCAGAGGCGACCACTCTATG CACCGGTACAATAAATACGTTAGTTACTATGGACAGCGGGGATCTCGTTCAATACAAATATAATACTGACGATGGTCTAATGCAATATACAACTGGTAGATTATCAGGTACTTGCGTGAAATTATTCTCGGAAAAGAAGAAA TTAATCTGTCTAACGTCAAACGGACATTCTCTAACTTTGCGAAATTATCGAATTCCGACGTCCgacaaaaataatgatatgATTCTAGAGAAATCTGTACAAATATTACGTCCTGATTTTGCTACATTTGAATTTAGAAATCCCTCACTCGACTTCCTCACTTCCAATGTTATCTTGCAGAAATCAA cTGAGGGATACAGTTGTCTTATAATTGATGATCACCAAACCGACTGGCATATACATTAtccatttcaaaaattcggcagtgaaaatttggtaacttccggtgtattacacggaaaaattttgatattggGATTTAAAACAG GTCATGTGCGGATCTTTACTGTAGAAAATATTGAGCAGCTTAAAAATTCTGAGTTAGATCTTTATTCAGGAATTGAATATCTCGTAGATAATGAACCGATACAATGGTTGCAAGTTGCTGAAGCTCAagaaaaactaattattattgcaaTTACATACGtcaaaatctattttattaatttcacttCTGAGAACAGTATTGAGTAA
- the LOC130675454 gene encoding uncharacterized protein LOC130675454 isoform X2, giving the protein MDGILYSNIFELIFKNTIDPIILEKLKRVHIHWKNSIDKILETTDKWKSACLNEIASEPISGMITRLYPTLSFDDYHELDDFKVWRTVYISYRKWMILSKLRVSVEFVYSSAGTSYFPEEIRNFASCGTGDVFLVVIVRPYHIKFFNVSNNMTEVLCINVENPEATTLCTGTINTLVTMDSGDLVQYKYNTDDGLMQYTTGRLSGTCVKLFSEKKKLICLTSNGHSLTLRNYRIPTSDKNNDMILEKSVQILRPDFATFEFRNPSLDFLTSNVILQKSTEGYSCLIIDDHQTDWHIHYPFQKFGSENLVTSGVLHGKILILGFKTGHVRIFTVENIEQLKNSELDLYSGIEYLVDNEPIQWLQVAEAQEKLIIIAITYVKIYFINFTSENSIE; this is encoded by the exons atggATGGAATTCTGTACTCAAATATAttcgaattaatttttaaaaatacaattgatCCGAtaatattagaaaaactaaaaagagTTCATATTCATTGGAAGAACAGTATCGATAAAATTCTTGAAACAACAGATAAATGGAAGAGTGCATGTTTGAATGAAATCGCGTCGGAACCAATCTCCGGTATGATTACAAGATTATATCCAACGCTTTCTTTCGACGATTATCATGAACTTGATGATTTTAAAGTTTGGCGTACTGTTTACATTTCATATAGAAAGTGGATGATACTCTCGAAACTTCGAGTTTCAGTCGAATTTGTTTATAGCAGTGCTGGTACATCATATTTTCCTGAAGAAATCCGAAATTTTGCAAGTTGCG gTACAGGTGACGTGTTTTTAGTTGTAATTGTTAGGCCTTatcacattaaattttttaatgtttctaATAATATGACTGAAGTTCTGTGTATCAACGTTGAGAATCCAGAGGCGACCACTCTATG CACCGGTACAATAAATACGTTAGTTACTATGGACAGCGGGGATCTCGTTCAATACAAATATAATACTGACGATGGTCTAATGCAATATACAACTGGTAGATTATCAGGTACTTGCGTGAAATTATTCTCGGAAAAGAAGAAA TTAATCTGTCTAACGTCAAACGGACATTCTCTAACTTTGCGAAATTATCGAATTCCGACGTCCgacaaaaataatgatatgATTCTAGAGAAATCTGTACAAATATTACGTCCTGATTTTGCTACATTTGAATTTAGAAATCCCTCACTCGACTTCCTCACTTCCAATGTTATCTTGCAGAAATCAA cTGAGGGATACAGTTGTCTTATAATTGATGATCACCAAACCGACTGGCATATACATTAtccatttcaaaaattcggcagtgaaaatttggtaacttccggtgtattacacggaaaaattttgatattggGATTTAAAACAG GTCATGTGCGGATCTTTACTGTAGAAAATATTGAGCAGCTTAAAAATTCTGAGTTAGATCTTTATTCAGGAATTGAATATCTCGTAGATAATGAACCGATACAATGGTTGCAAGTTGCTGAAGCTCAagaaaaactaattattattgcaaTTACATACGtcaaaatctattttattaatttcacttCTGAGAACAGTATTGAGTAA
- the LOC130675455 gene encoding uncharacterized protein LOC130675455 isoform X2, with the protein MDGILFSHACEVIFENTIDPIILEKLKRVHILWKISIDKILETTDIWKRACLNEIASEPISGMITRLCPTLSFKNYHELDDPKVWRTVYISYRKWMILSKLRDFYITATRPISTEIEKFASCEKYFAIETKRGTIDVFDINHLDEPVDTIRLKISMNDIRFWYPGTGDVFLVAISKYDVIRFFNVSTNVNQVPCINDKKPRASILCTSTVNTLFTMIGENLIQYKYNTEDGLIQYKTGRISGYCRKLFSEKNELICLTLEGKSLTLKHYQIPTSDEYNDMLPEKSIPVYPPNRNTLKFSWSMESIFDFLTSNVILHKSTDGYCYLIIDDHQTNWNIHYPFQKFGSENLVTSGILHGKILILGFETENIEQLKNSELDLNSGIEHRVCNRRIQWLQIAEAQEKLIIIATTDVKIYFINFILENRDTK; encoded by the exons atggATGGAATTCTGTTCTCACATGCATGtgaagtaatttttgaaaatacgattGATCCGAtaatattagaaaaactaaaaagagTTCATATTCTTTGGAAAATCAGTATCGATAAAATTCTTGAAACAACGGATATATGGAAGAGAGCATGTTTGAACGAAATCGCGTCGGAACCGATCTCCGGTATGATTACAAGATTATGTCCAACGctttctttcaaaaattatcatgaactTGATGACCCAAAAGTTTGGCGTACTGTTTACATTTCGTACCGAAAGTGGATGATACTCTCGAAACTTCGAGATTTTTATATCACTGCTACTAGGCCAATTTCTACTGAAATCGAGAAATTTGCAAGTTGCG aaaaatatttcgCTATTGAAACTAAACGAGGAACGATTGATGTTTTTGATATAAATCATTTGGATGAACCCGTGGATACgataagattaaaaatttctatgaatGATATTAGATTTTGGTATCCtg GTACAGGTGACGTATTTTTGGTTGCAATTTCTAAGTATGATGtcattagattttttaatgtttctaCTAATGTGAATCAAGTTCCGTGTATCAACGATAAAAAACCAAGGGCGTCCATTCTATG CACCAGTACAGTAAACACGTTGTTTACTATGATCGGCGAGAATCTTATTCAATACAAATATAATACTGAAGATGGTCTGATACAATATAAAACTGGTAGAATATCAGGTTATTGCAGAAAATTATTCTCGGAAAAGAACGAA tTAATCTGTCTAACATTAGAAGGAAAGTCTCTAACTTTGAAACATTATCAAATTCCGACGTCCGACGAATATAATGATATGCTTCCAGAGAAATCTATACCAGTATATCCTCCTAATAGGAATACATTGAAATTTAGTTGGTCCATGGAAAGTATATTCGACTTTCTCACTTCCAATGTTATCTTGCACAAATCAA ctGACGGATACTGTTATCTCATAATTGATGATCACCAAACCAACTGGAATATACATTAtccatttcaaaaattcggcaGTGAAAATTTGGTAACTTCCGGCATATTACAcgggaaaattttgattttgggATTTGAAACGG AAAATATCGAGCAGCTTAAAAATTCTGAGTTAGATCTTAATTCAGGAATTGAACATCGCGTATGTAATAGACGGATACAATGGTTGCAAATTGCTGAAgctcaagaaaaattaattatcattgcaACTACGGACGtcaaaatctattttattaattttattctagAAAACAGGGACACTAAATAA
- the LOC130675455 gene encoding uncharacterized protein LOC130675455 isoform X1: MDGILFSHACEVIFENTIDPIILEKLKRVHILWKISIDKILETTDIWKRACLNEIASEPISGMITRLCPTLSFKNYHELDDPKVWRTVYISYRKWMILSKLRDFYITATRPISTEIEKFASCEKYFAIETKRGTIDVFDINHLDEPVDTIRLKISMNDIRFWYPGTGDVFLVAISKYDVIRFFNVSTNVNQVPCINDKKPRASILCTSTVNTLFTMIGENLIQYKYNTEDGLIQYKTGRISGYCRKLFSEKNELICLTLEGKSLTLKHYQIPTSDEYNDMLPEKSIPVYPPNRNTLKFSWSMESIFDFLTSNVILHKSTDGYCYLIIDDHQTNWNIHYPFQKFGSENLVTSGILHGKILILGFETGHVRIFTVENIEQLKNSELDLNSGIEHRVCNRRIQWLQIAEAQEKLIIIATTDVKIYFINFILENRDTK; this comes from the exons atggATGGAATTCTGTTCTCACATGCATGtgaagtaatttttgaaaatacgattGATCCGAtaatattagaaaaactaaaaagagTTCATATTCTTTGGAAAATCAGTATCGATAAAATTCTTGAAACAACGGATATATGGAAGAGAGCATGTTTGAACGAAATCGCGTCGGAACCGATCTCCGGTATGATTACAAGATTATGTCCAACGctttctttcaaaaattatcatgaactTGATGACCCAAAAGTTTGGCGTACTGTTTACATTTCGTACCGAAAGTGGATGATACTCTCGAAACTTCGAGATTTTTATATCACTGCTACTAGGCCAATTTCTACTGAAATCGAGAAATTTGCAAGTTGCG aaaaatatttcgCTATTGAAACTAAACGAGGAACGATTGATGTTTTTGATATAAATCATTTGGATGAACCCGTGGATACgataagattaaaaatttctatgaatGATATTAGATTTTGGTATCCtg GTACAGGTGACGTATTTTTGGTTGCAATTTCTAAGTATGATGtcattagattttttaatgtttctaCTAATGTGAATCAAGTTCCGTGTATCAACGATAAAAAACCAAGGGCGTCCATTCTATG CACCAGTACAGTAAACACGTTGTTTACTATGATCGGCGAGAATCTTATTCAATACAAATATAATACTGAAGATGGTCTGATACAATATAAAACTGGTAGAATATCAGGTTATTGCAGAAAATTATTCTCGGAAAAGAACGAA tTAATCTGTCTAACATTAGAAGGAAAGTCTCTAACTTTGAAACATTATCAAATTCCGACGTCCGACGAATATAATGATATGCTTCCAGAGAAATCTATACCAGTATATCCTCCTAATAGGAATACATTGAAATTTAGTTGGTCCATGGAAAGTATATTCGACTTTCTCACTTCCAATGTTATCTTGCACAAATCAA ctGACGGATACTGTTATCTCATAATTGATGATCACCAAACCAACTGGAATATACATTAtccatttcaaaaattcggcaGTGAAAATTTGGTAACTTCCGGCATATTACAcgggaaaattttgattttgggATTTGAAACGG GTCATGTGCGGATCTTTACTGTAGAAAATATCGAGCAGCTTAAAAATTCTGAGTTAGATCTTAATTCAGGAATTGAACATCGCGTATGTAATAGACGGATACAATGGTTGCAAATTGCTGAAgctcaagaaaaattaattatcattgcaACTACGGACGtcaaaatctattttattaattttattctagAAAACAGGGACACTAAATAA